In Saccharicrinis fermentans DSM 9555 = JCM 21142, a genomic segment contains:
- the pnuC gene encoding nicotinamide riboside transporter PnuC yields the protein MADYLLSWGEWFGFITALVYLYFSINQKIWLWPMGILTSAFYMSVFFDARLYADMVLQIYYLVVSIYGWIIWKNRQSDEQVDKIMIVKVNKSMLFKLLLAFGVLYVALAFILIVVPPFIGIAASDLPFWDAFTTAASFVATWMLAKKIIDQWLVWIVIDFVSMGMYFYKGLYVTGFLFFVYTVMAIWGYFSWLRDYKKYQHSIA from the coding sequence ATGGCGGATTATTTATTATCCTGGGGTGAGTGGTTCGGATTTATCACTGCCTTGGTATACCTGTATTTTTCAATAAATCAAAAGATTTGGCTATGGCCCATGGGCATATTAACCTCAGCATTTTATATGAGTGTTTTTTTTGATGCCCGCTTGTATGCTGATATGGTGTTGCAGATTTATTATTTGGTGGTTAGTATTTACGGATGGATCATTTGGAAAAATAGACAAAGTGATGAGCAGGTGGACAAAATTATGATCGTGAAGGTGAATAAAAGTATGTTGTTTAAGCTTCTTTTGGCATTTGGTGTATTATATGTAGCGTTGGCTTTTATTTTGATTGTAGTGCCTCCATTTATTGGTATTGCTGCGTCTGATTTGCCATTCTGGGATGCGTTTACCACTGCAGCTAGTTTTGTAGCTACTTGGATGTTGGCTAAAAAAATTATAGACCAATGGTTGGTGTGGATTGTGATTGATTTTGTATCAATGGGCATGTATTTTTATAAAGGATTATATGTTACTGGCTTTTTATTTTTTGTTTATACAGTCATGGCCATATGGGGATATTTTTCTTGGCTCCGCGATTATAAAAAATACCAGCATAGTATTGCTTAA
- the guaA gene encoding glutamine-hydrolyzing GMP synthase, producing the protein MQEKIVILDFGSQYTQLIARRVRELNVYCEIHPYHSIPEMDEGVKGVILSGSPYSVRDENAPVPDLSQFKGKLPLLGVCYGAQFLAQKFGGEVKPSNTREYGRANLSFIDRSNHLMTGVPEQSQVWMSHGDTIVNLPQNYSVIASTNDVSVAAFEVKGESTWGLQFHPEVFHSTDGKTILFNYIVSICGCSQNWTPNSFVASTVADLKNKLGDDKVVLGLSGGVDSTVAGVLLHKAIGDNLTCIFVDNGLLRKNEYQNVLDSYEHMGLNVIGVDAKKDFLDELAGVSDPETKRKIIGRVFIEVFDREAQKIQNVKWLAQGTIYPDVIESVSVNGPSATIKSHHNVGGLPEKMDLKVVEPLNLLFKDEVRRVGKAMGISPALLGRHPFPGPGLAIRILGDITEEKVEILQEVDHIFIQGLKDNDLYDEVWQAGVMLLPVQSVGVMGDERTYEKVVALRAVSSTDGMTADWVHLPYDFLAKVSNDIINKVKGVNRVVYDISSKPPATIEWE; encoded by the coding sequence ATGCAAGAGAAAATAGTTATCCTTGATTTTGGGTCGCAATATACCCAGTTGATCGCCAGAAGGGTGAGAGAGTTAAATGTTTACTGTGAAATTCATCCGTATCATTCAATACCAGAAATGGACGAGGGGGTGAAGGGGGTAATCCTTTCAGGAAGTCCCTACAGTGTTAGGGACGAAAATGCGCCAGTGCCAGACTTGAGTCAGTTTAAAGGTAAGTTACCTCTGTTGGGCGTGTGCTATGGAGCCCAATTTTTGGCGCAAAAATTTGGTGGCGAAGTAAAACCATCTAATACGCGCGAGTATGGTCGTGCAAATTTGAGTTTTATAGATCGAAGTAATCATTTGATGACTGGTGTGCCTGAACAGTCACAAGTGTGGATGTCACATGGAGATACCATCGTTAATTTACCCCAAAATTACTCAGTGATAGCCAGTACTAATGATGTTAGTGTAGCGGCCTTTGAGGTGAAAGGTGAATCTACTTGGGGACTTCAATTTCACCCAGAGGTATTCCATTCAACAGATGGCAAAACTATTCTGTTTAATTATATCGTTTCTATTTGTGGTTGTAGTCAAAATTGGACACCGAACTCCTTTGTGGCTTCTACGGTAGCTGACTTAAAAAATAAATTAGGTGACGATAAAGTGGTTCTTGGACTGTCTGGCGGAGTGGATTCTACTGTGGCTGGAGTTCTTTTACATAAGGCGATTGGTGATAATCTAACATGTATCTTTGTGGATAATGGATTATTGCGTAAAAACGAATACCAAAATGTATTGGACTCATATGAACATATGGGTTTAAATGTGATTGGTGTAGATGCTAAAAAGGATTTCCTGGATGAACTGGCAGGAGTTTCTGATCCAGAAACAAAAAGGAAAATTATAGGCCGCGTTTTTATTGAGGTTTTTGATAGAGAAGCACAAAAAATCCAAAATGTTAAATGGCTCGCTCAGGGAACTATTTATCCGGATGTTATAGAGTCTGTTTCTGTAAATGGACCATCTGCTACCATTAAATCACATCATAATGTGGGTGGATTGCCTGAAAAGATGGACCTTAAGGTAGTGGAACCTCTTAATTTACTGTTTAAAGATGAAGTTCGACGCGTAGGTAAGGCTATGGGTATTTCTCCCGCTTTATTGGGACGTCACCCATTTCCAGGGCCCGGGTTAGCTATCCGTATTTTGGGAGATATTACTGAAGAAAAGGTCGAAATTCTTCAAGAGGTAGATCATATCTTTATTCAGGGTTTAAAAGATAATGACCTGTATGATGAAGTATGGCAAGCTGGTGTTATGTTATTGCCTGTTCAGTCGGTTGGTGTAATGGGAGATGAGCGTACTTATGAAAAAGTAGTGGCGCTTAGAGCTGTTTCGTCAACTGATGGTATGACTGCTGACTGGGTGCATTTGCCATATGATTTTTTGGCCAAGGTTTCTAATGATATTATTAATAAGGTAAAGGGAGTGAACCGTGTTGTTTACGATATAAGCTCCAAGCCACCTGCAACCATAGAGTGGGAATAA
- a CDS encoding S41 family peptidase yields MKNFKDVLSKYMSACLLLVLLGTSLNAQKFDKDLQKLQLAYKLISTFYVDSIDDGKLVENAISGMLTKLDPHSVYISKEEVAKMNEPLDGSFEGIGIQFNIFKDTLMVVSPISGGPSEKVGIQAGDRILVIDGENVAGVGLKNTDVFSKLKGKKGTKVELQIQRKNIKKLISFTVTRDKIPIYSVEASYMATPEIGYVKINQFSATTHSEVESALKKLKEQGMQNLILDLRGNPGGYLKAAIDVADELLPEKKLIVYTEGLTNPRREYNSTSKGLFEKGNVVVLINEGSASASEIVSGAIQDWDRGLILGRRSYGKGLVQRPLNLQDGSMIRLTIAKYYTPSGRCIQKPYDDGIDAYQEEIYHRFDTGEVLHKDSIHLNKNEKYYTKIKQRPVYGGGGIMPDFFVPADTSGYSDYYRDLVAYGILNRFVLNYVDTHRKQMERSFTSFEQFESKFVVGDEIIEKLIREGKNEQLKSDVQAFRKASFPLVKAQIKALIARSMWTSSEYFQTINPSSEVYNKAIDILSSEKEYTNLFH; encoded by the coding sequence ATGAAGAATTTTAAAGATGTTTTATCTAAATATATGAGTGCCTGCCTTTTGCTGGTTCTGCTAGGTACCTCGCTTAATGCACAAAAATTCGATAAGGATTTACAAAAACTTCAGTTGGCCTACAAACTCATTTCTACTTTTTATGTGGATAGTATTGATGATGGAAAATTAGTGGAGAATGCTATCTCTGGTATGTTGACCAAGTTAGATCCTCATTCGGTTTATATTTCAAAAGAGGAGGTGGCAAAGATGAACGAGCCATTGGATGGTAGTTTTGAAGGTATCGGAATTCAGTTTAATATTTTTAAGGATACCTTAATGGTCGTTTCTCCCATATCGGGTGGGCCATCTGAAAAGGTTGGTATTCAGGCGGGAGACAGAATATTGGTGATAGATGGAGAAAATGTAGCGGGTGTTGGATTGAAAAATACGGATGTGTTTTCAAAATTGAAAGGCAAAAAAGGAACGAAAGTTGAACTGCAAATTCAACGAAAAAATATTAAAAAATTAATTTCTTTTACGGTAACTCGTGATAAAATTCCTATTTATAGCGTTGAAGCTTCTTATATGGCCACTCCGGAAATTGGATATGTTAAAATCAATCAGTTTTCAGCAACAACACATTCTGAAGTAGAGAGTGCACTGAAAAAATTAAAGGAGCAGGGGATGCAGAATTTAATTTTAGACTTACGAGGAAATCCGGGAGGGTATCTAAAAGCTGCAATTGATGTTGCCGATGAATTGCTGCCTGAAAAAAAATTAATTGTTTATACCGAAGGATTAACGAATCCACGTCGCGAATACAATTCTACAAGTAAAGGTTTGTTTGAGAAGGGTAATGTAGTGGTGTTGATTAACGAAGGTTCTGCTTCTGCCAGCGAAATTGTTTCTGGCGCAATACAGGATTGGGATAGAGGGCTGATACTTGGAAGACGAAGTTATGGGAAAGGATTGGTTCAGCGACCATTAAACCTGCAGGATGGATCCATGATAAGGTTAACCATTGCAAAGTATTATACTCCATCGGGTAGATGTATACAAAAACCATATGATGATGGTATAGATGCCTACCAGGAGGAAATTTACCATAGATTTGATACTGGCGAAGTGCTGCATAAAGACAGTATACATCTGAATAAAAATGAAAAATATTACACAAAAATAAAGCAAAGACCTGTTTATGGTGGCGGAGGAATTATGCCCGATTTTTTTGTGCCTGCTGACACAAGTGGTTACTCAGATTATTACCGTGATTTAGTCGCTTATGGAATATTGAACCGTTTTGTTTTAAATTATGTAGATACACATCGAAAACAAATGGAGCGATCGTTCACTAGCTTTGAACAGTTTGAAAGTAAATTTGTGGTGGGTGATGAAATTATAGAAAAACTAATTCGTGAAGGAAAAAATGAGCAGTTAAAGTCCGATGTTCAAGCATTCAGAAAGGCATCGTTTCCGCTGGTGAAAGCACAAATAAAAGCACTAATTGCACGTAGTATGTGGACTTCAAGTGAATATTTTCAAACCATAAACCCTAGTTCCGAAGTCTATAATAAAGCAATTGATATACTTTCTTCTGAAAAGGAATATACAAATCTATTTCATTAA
- the rpsA gene encoding 30S ribosomal protein S1: MSEVNENAQELNETPEVKNEVVTATENTSDAAFDWDEYEQGEVFGNSGSKADLEKMYDETLSTISEKEVIEGEVIALTKREVVINIGFKSDGIISRNEFRYNPELAIGDTVEVYVESQEDKKGQLVLSHKKARALRSWDRVNAALENDEVIKGYIKCRTKGGMIVDVFGIEAFLPGSQIDVKPIRDYDMYVGKTMEFKVVKINPEFKNVVVSHKALIEAELEQQKKDIISKLEKGQVLEGTVKNITSYGVFIDLGGVDGLIHITDLSWGRVSHPEEIVQLDQKLNVVILDFDDEKKRIALGLKQLTAHPWDSLDAELKVSDVVKGKVVVMADYGAFVEIAPGVEGLIHVSEMSWSQHLRSAQDFLKVGDEVEATILTLDREERKMSLGIKQLKADPWEKIEEAYAVGSKHKAKVRNFTNFGVFVEIEEGIDGLIHISDLSWTKKIKHPAEFTAIGEEVEVVVLEIDKENRRLSLGHKQLEENPWDVFETLFTVDSVHEGTIIDLFDKGAVIALPYGVEGFATPRHLVKEDGSQAKVDEKLNFKVIEFNKASKRIILSHSRVFEDVKKAADNSEKAEQSKTTKKGVKKLKDNLEKTTLGDISSLQALKDQMEADEKN; encoded by the coding sequence ATGAGTGAAGTAAACGAAAATGCCCAGGAGCTTAACGAAACTCCTGAAGTTAAAAATGAGGTGGTAACTGCTACCGAAAATACTTCTGATGCCGCATTCGATTGGGATGAGTATGAGCAAGGAGAAGTATTTGGAAATTCAGGTTCAAAAGCGGACTTGGAAAAAATGTACGACGAAACCCTTTCTACAATTTCTGAAAAAGAGGTAATCGAAGGAGAAGTTATTGCATTAACCAAAAGAGAAGTTGTAATTAATATCGGTTTCAAATCGGATGGTATCATCTCAAGAAACGAATTTCGTTACAATCCAGAACTAGCTATTGGTGATACAGTAGAAGTATATGTAGAGAGTCAAGAGGACAAAAAAGGTCAATTGGTGCTTTCTCATAAAAAAGCGCGTGCTCTACGTTCTTGGGATCGTGTCAATGCGGCTTTAGAAAATGATGAAGTTATTAAAGGATACATTAAATGTCGTACTAAAGGTGGTATGATTGTAGATGTGTTCGGAATTGAGGCTTTCCTTCCCGGTTCACAAATTGATGTGAAACCTATTCGTGACTACGATATGTATGTTGGAAAAACAATGGAATTTAAAGTGGTTAAAATTAACCCTGAATTTAAAAACGTTGTAGTTTCTCACAAAGCACTTATTGAAGCAGAACTTGAGCAACAGAAAAAAGATATTATTTCTAAGCTTGAGAAAGGACAAGTTCTTGAGGGAACTGTTAAAAATATTACATCTTACGGTGTATTTATCGACTTAGGTGGTGTTGATGGATTAATCCATATCACAGACCTTTCTTGGGGTCGCGTAAGTCACCCAGAAGAAATCGTTCAGTTGGATCAAAAATTAAATGTTGTAATTCTTGATTTTGATGACGAGAAAAAACGTATTGCTTTAGGTTTAAAACAATTAACCGCTCATCCTTGGGATTCATTGGATGCAGAGCTTAAAGTAAGTGATGTAGTGAAAGGAAAAGTGGTTGTAATGGCTGACTATGGTGCATTTGTTGAAATTGCTCCAGGTGTTGAAGGTCTTATCCACGTTTCTGAAATGTCATGGTCGCAACACCTAAGAAGTGCGCAGGACTTTTTGAAAGTTGGCGACGAGGTGGAAGCTACTATTTTAACATTAGACCGCGAAGAGCGTAAAATGTCTCTTGGTATTAAGCAATTGAAAGCTGATCCTTGGGAAAAAATAGAAGAAGCCTACGCAGTTGGTTCTAAACATAAAGCGAAAGTAAGAAACTTCACTAATTTTGGTGTATTCGTTGAAATAGAAGAAGGAATCGACGGACTTATTCATATCTCTGATCTTTCTTGGACTAAGAAAATCAAACACCCTGCCGAATTTACTGCTATTGGTGAAGAAGTAGAAGTGGTTGTTCTTGAAATAGATAAAGAAAACAGAAGACTTAGCTTAGGTCACAAACAACTAGAGGAAAATCCTTGGGATGTGTTTGAAACATTGTTTACTGTTGATTCAGTACACGAAGGAACAATCATTGACCTATTCGATAAAGGAGCCGTTATTGCTCTTCCTTATGGTGTTGAAGGTTTTGCTACTCCACGTCACTTGGTGAAAGAGGATGGTAGTCAAGCTAAAGTTGATGAAAAACTTAATTTCAAAGTTATTGAGTTCAACAAAGCTTCTAAACGTATAATTCTTTCACATTCAAGAGTTTTTGAAGATGTTAAAAAAGCAGCTGATAATTCAGAAAAAGCTGAACAATCAAAAACTACCAAAAAAGGTGTGAAGAAGTTGAAAGATAACTTAGAAAAGACTACATTAGGTGATATTTCTAGCTTGCAAGCTCTAAAAGATCAAATGGAAGCTGACGAGAAAAATTAA
- a CDS encoding UDP-glucose dehydrogenase family protein, with translation MKISIVGTGYVGLVSGTCFADVGITVTCVDIDEKKIENLKKGVIPIYEPGLETMVHSNIEKGRLFFSTSLKDSLEQADVIFIAVGTPPDEDGSADLKYVLEVARQIGKHINHYMVIVTKSTVPIGTAKKVKAAITDEIEKRGIEVDFDVASNPEFLKEGNAIQDFLKPDRIVVGTESEKAQKMMNRLYKPFLLNGHPIIFMDIPSAEMTKYAANSMLATKISFMNDMANLCEIVGADITSVRKGIGSDARIGNKFIYAGAGYGGSCFPKDVKAVIKTADLNGYKLRLLEAVEEVNNHQKHVLVSKIKEQFGTNLNNMIFALWGLSFKPKTDDMREAPALVVIEELIKLGAKVKAYDPVAMEEAKRILGDKIEYGADPYDVLIDADALIVITEWSEFRIPNFKVIEKLLKNKVIFDGRNIYEPAEVLENGFSYYSIGRAAMHP, from the coding sequence ATGAAAATTTCTATTGTCGGAACCGGATATGTTGGATTAGTTTCCGGAACTTGTTTTGCTGATGTGGGTATCACCGTTACGTGTGTGGATATCGACGAAAAAAAAATTGAAAATCTAAAAAAAGGAGTTATCCCAATTTACGAGCCTGGATTGGAAACCATGGTTCATAGCAACATTGAAAAGGGAAGGTTATTTTTCTCTACGAGTCTAAAAGATTCTTTAGAACAGGCCGATGTAATTTTCATTGCTGTTGGCACGCCTCCTGACGAAGATGGAAGTGCAGATTTGAAATATGTTCTAGAAGTTGCCAGACAAATTGGAAAACATATCAACCATTATATGGTGATAGTCACTAAAAGTACTGTGCCCATTGGAACTGCCAAAAAGGTAAAAGCAGCTATTACTGATGAAATTGAAAAAAGAGGTATTGAAGTTGATTTTGATGTTGCTTCAAATCCTGAATTCTTAAAAGAAGGAAATGCTATTCAGGACTTTTTGAAGCCCGACCGAATTGTTGTTGGGACTGAATCAGAGAAGGCACAAAAAATGATGAACAGGCTTTACAAGCCATTTTTATTGAATGGTCATCCTATTATCTTCATGGATATCCCTTCAGCCGAGATGACGAAATATGCTGCAAATTCAATGTTGGCCACAAAAATTAGCTTTATGAATGATATGGCAAATTTATGTGAAATTGTAGGCGCAGACATCACTTCGGTAAGAAAAGGTATTGGTTCTGATGCACGAATAGGAAATAAGTTTATATACGCTGGTGCAGGGTATGGTGGATCTTGTTTCCCCAAAGATGTGAAAGCTGTGATCAAAACAGCCGACCTAAACGGATATAAATTACGTTTACTAGAAGCTGTTGAAGAAGTAAACAACCATCAAAAACATGTATTGGTATCGAAAATAAAGGAGCAGTTTGGCACAAATCTAAACAATATGATATTTGCGTTATGGGGATTGTCCTTTAAACCCAAAACCGATGATATGCGTGAGGCCCCTGCTTTAGTAGTTATTGAAGAACTCATTAAGCTAGGCGCAAAAGTTAAGGCATACGACCCGGTAGCAATGGAAGAAGCCAAACGTATATTAGGAGATAAAATTGAATATGGTGCTGATCCTTACGACGTGCTCATCGATGCAGATGCTCTAATTGTAATTACAGAGTGGTCAGAGTTTAGAATTCCGAACTTTAAGGTAATTGAAAAACTCCTAAAAAACAAAGTTATATTTGATGGCCGAAACATTTACGAACCTGCCGAAGTTCTTGAAAATGGTTTTTCGTATTACAGCATAGGTAGAGCTGCCATGCATCCTTAA
- a CDS encoding AAA family ATPase, whose product MKIVLTGPESVGKSMLSKQLAYIYQGVYVEEFARKYIEELKSPYTYQDVVNITKQQLKEYDHLQKKDGFCFFDTYLIISKIWFLHVFNKLPDWFEDEFAQRPVDLYLLCKDDLDWKPDLVRENRDIRGLLFEKYKQQLEAYGFAYKIIEGSGEQRVRNAVDAIDKMS is encoded by the coding sequence ATGAAAATAGTTTTAACGGGGCCGGAATCTGTTGGTAAGTCAATGCTCTCTAAGCAATTGGCCTATATTTATCAAGGCGTGTATGTAGAGGAGTTTGCACGGAAATATATAGAGGAGTTGAAGAGTCCTTACACTTATCAAGATGTTGTTAATATCACTAAACAACAGTTAAAAGAGTATGATCACTTGCAAAAAAAAGATGGTTTTTGTTTTTTTGACACCTATCTTATTATTTCAAAAATATGGTTTTTGCACGTCTTTAATAAATTACCAGATTGGTTCGAGGATGAATTTGCGCAAAGACCTGTTGACTTGTATCTCTTATGTAAGGATGATCTAGATTGGAAACCTGATTTGGTAAGGGAGAATAGAGATATAAGAGGTTTGTTGTTTGAAAAGTACAAACAGCAACTGGAGGCGTATGGTTTTGCATATAAAATAATAGAAGGGTCTGGTGAACAAAGAGTACGTAATGCAGTTGATGCTATAGATAAAATGAGTTGA
- a CDS encoding SiaB family protein kinase, translating into MAFNIKEWYNEKLEGEVILNFNGSITPDLITEALETIEKSLNLKNEKNKVRKKVYNVFVECLQNLYHHVDRPPVDLDLVQKDNFGVIILSKDSSFYRISTGNFVDKNKISVIKDRIDQVNSLTDKEIRMLYLDIMSNGEFSDKGGGGLGMLDIVRKTGNKLEYYFYKYSDNHIFFSLDVYIS; encoded by the coding sequence ATGGCATTTAACATTAAGGAGTGGTATAACGAGAAATTGGAGGGAGAAGTTATTTTAAACTTCAATGGAAGCATCACTCCTGACCTAATAACCGAGGCGCTCGAAACGATTGAGAAAAGTCTTAACCTTAAGAACGAAAAAAACAAGGTTAGAAAAAAGGTATACAATGTTTTCGTTGAGTGCCTCCAAAATCTATATCATCATGTAGATAGACCTCCTGTGGATTTAGATCTGGTTCAAAAAGATAACTTTGGTGTGATTATTCTAAGCAAAGACAGCTCTTTTTATAGGATTTCAACAGGTAATTTTGTTGATAAAAACAAAATTAGTGTTATCAAAGATCGTATCGATCAGGTAAACTCTTTAACAGATAAAGAGATTCGTATGCTTTATTTGGATATCATGAGTAATGGCGAGTTTTCAGATAAAGGAGGAGGAGGATTGGGAATGCTTGATATTGTGCGTAAAACAGGCAATAAATTGGAGTACTATTTTTATAAGTACAGCGATAATCATATATTTTTTTCATTAGACGTTTATATTAGTTAA
- a CDS encoding ribonuclease Z: MSKSFSITILGSSSALPTSERYPTAQVLNASERFFLIDCGEGTQKQLRVHKIRFTKIEHVFISHLHGDHCFGLIGLISSLGLLGRKAALHIHSHPDLEKILQPQLDFFCKELPFEVKFEPFNPKESTVIYSDKNLEVETIPLRHRVPTVGFLFKEKPEDRKVKKEFVFIHQPSIREILDIKKGADYHTKDGIRIPNAQITNNPPPIRSYAFCTDTKYTEGIVDQIKNVDVLYHEATFSKDMAALAKKTYHSTAEQAATIARKAEVGELLIGHFSSRYKDLNVLLNEAKTVFSNTSLAEEGRVFNILLK, encoded by the coding sequence ATGTCTAAATCATTTTCTATCACGATCCTGGGAAGTAGCTCGGCTTTGCCCACTTCTGAAAGATATCCAACCGCTCAGGTGCTCAATGCATCTGAGCGGTTTTTTTTAATCGATTGCGGGGAGGGTACGCAAAAACAACTGCGTGTGCATAAAATTAGGTTTACTAAAATTGAACATGTATTTATCTCTCATCTTCATGGAGACCATTGCTTTGGTTTGATTGGACTTATTTCTTCATTGGGTTTATTAGGCCGAAAAGCAGCATTACATATTCATTCGCATCCTGATCTTGAAAAAATACTTCAACCTCAACTGGATTTCTTTTGTAAGGAGTTGCCCTTTGAGGTAAAATTCGAGCCTTTTAATCCTAAGGAAAGTACTGTTATATATTCAGATAAGAATTTGGAGGTAGAAACAATTCCGTTGCGACATAGAGTGCCTACGGTTGGTTTTTTGTTTAAAGAAAAGCCGGAAGATCGAAAAGTAAAGAAAGAGTTTGTTTTTATTCACCAACCTTCTATTAGGGAAATTCTTGATATCAAAAAAGGAGCAGATTATCATACTAAAGATGGCATAAGGATTCCAAATGCGCAAATAACCAACAATCCTCCTCCTATCAGATCTTACGCGTTTTGTACTGATACCAAATATACCGAAGGCATTGTGGACCAAATTAAAAATGTGGATGTGCTTTATCATGAGGCAACCTTTAGTAAAGATATGGCTGCTTTGGCTAAAAAAACTTATCACTCAACAGCGGAACAGGCTGCAACCATTGCTCGTAAAGCGGAGGTAGGTGAACTATTGATTGGCCATTTTTCTTCACGTTATAAAGATTTAAATGTCCTGCTGAATGAAGCTAAAACAGTATTCTCAAATACTTCATTGGCAGAAGAAGGAAGAGTATTTAATATATTGTTAAAGTAG
- a CDS encoding STAS domain-containing protein, producing the protein MDFKIDKLDDFTLIQILKEKLDTHVAPSLKSELVLLSGNGEKNILLDLGKSSYCDSSGLSAILVANRLCKNADGTFVLSGLQPAVERLISVSQLDSVLTIAENMDQGVELMRKAIEK; encoded by the coding sequence ATGGACTTTAAAATTGATAAATTAGATGATTTCACGCTTATTCAGATCTTAAAAGAGAAGCTGGACACTCATGTTGCACCTTCTTTGAAATCTGAACTTGTACTGTTATCCGGAAATGGGGAGAAAAACATTCTTCTCGATCTCGGAAAATCAAGTTATTGTGATTCGTCTGGATTGAGTGCTATTCTTGTAGCTAATAGGTTGTGTAAAAATGCTGATGGTACTTTTGTTTTATCAGGGTTACAACCAGCTGTCGAACGTCTTATTTCTGTTTCTCAGTTGGATTCTGTTTTAACAATTGCCGAAAATATGGATCAAGGGGTGGAATTAATGAGGAAAGCTATTGAAAAATAA
- the epsC gene encoding serine O-acetyltransferase EpsC, which yields MSTFKYPSVLQETIKKLACEESYKAVCHTHFFEHPMPSGEKLSEIVNLAREVIFPGYFGDSPVRSESIYYYLGVNTELLFKLLNDQILAGLCFQCNKNNPEKLQDHKEKAFEITKKFVALLPELRRVLSTDVDAAFVGDPAAKSKGEVIFCYPAIRAISSYRIAHALVNLGVPIIPRMISEMAHSETGIDIHPKAKIGESFTIDHGTGVVIGATSILGTNVKLFQGVTLGAKSFPLDENGNPIKGIARHPIVEDDVVIYSQATILGRITIGKGSVIGGNVWVTNNVPPQSKIVQFKPRDFLYTEGGGI from the coding sequence ATGTCCACATTTAAATATCCGAGTGTTCTTCAAGAAACGATAAAAAAATTAGCCTGTGAAGAATCCTATAAAGCGGTTTGCCATACTCATTTCTTTGAGCACCCTATGCCTTCGGGAGAAAAATTGTCGGAAATAGTAAATTTAGCGAGAGAAGTTATATTTCCAGGGTATTTTGGTGATTCGCCCGTACGATCAGAGAGTATTTATTATTATTTAGGAGTGAATACTGAGCTTTTATTTAAATTGCTGAACGATCAAATTTTGGCAGGACTATGTTTTCAATGTAATAAGAATAACCCTGAGAAACTTCAGGATCATAAAGAAAAAGCTTTTGAAATAACTAAAAAGTTTGTGGCTTTACTCCCTGAGCTACGAAGAGTGCTATCTACTGATGTAGATGCTGCATTCGTAGGTGATCCTGCGGCCAAAAGCAAAGGAGAGGTTATTTTTTGTTATCCGGCCATTAGAGCTATTTCCAGCTATCGCATTGCGCATGCTTTGGTTAATTTAGGTGTTCCTATTATTCCCAGAATGATATCAGAGATGGCGCATTCAGAGACCGGTATCGATATTCATCCTAAAGCGAAGATCGGTGAGTCATTTACCATTGATCACGGAACAGGTGTGGTGATTGGTGCAACTTCTATCCTAGGTACAAATGTGAAGCTTTTTCAAGGTGTTACGCTGGGAGCCAAAAGTTTTCCATTGGATGAAAATGGCAATCCCATTAAAGGAATAGCCCGGCACCCGATTGTGGAAGATGATGTGGTTATTTATTCGCAAGCCACCATTTTAGGAAGGATAACCATAGGTAAAGGTTCTGTTATTGGAGGTAATGTTTGGGTTACTAATAATGTTCCACCACAATCAAAAATCGTGCAATTTAAACCCCGTGATTTTTTGTATACCGAAGGTGGTGGAATTTAG